The following is a genomic window from Litorilinea aerophila.
TTCGTTGGTGGGTTTGTAGGCCCACTGGGTCCCCAGGGTGAAGCACGCCTCCCACGGCCCGGGGATGGCCTGGTCGGGGATGTGCTGTTCGGGCGTGGCCAGGTCGCCCCGGGTCACCACGATGTCCGGCTGGAGCTCCCAGGCCAGTTGCTTCAGCCCCTCGGCCTGGCCGTCGAAGAAAATGACGTCCACCGGGCCGTATTGGGTCAGGAGCTCCCGCACCTGGGCCTGGTTGTGGGCCATGAGCTCGGGGTTATGGCGGGGATCTGCTTCGACGCTGTCCCGGCTGATCTCATGCCCCTGGCGATGGAGCATCCAGAAGTCGTCGGGCGAAAAGTAGAAGCCGATGGCGATCCCCCAACGGCGGAAGGCCTCCACCACCTCCCGGGTTACGTCCCGGCCGAAGGGGGTGTTCAGGACGTTGAAGTCGGTGGTCTGGGTTTCAAACATGCAGAAGCCGTTGTGGTGCTTGGTGGTGAAGACCACGTAGCGCATGCCCGCCACCTTGGCCAGCCGCGCCCACTCGTCCGGGTCGAAGCGGGTGGGGTTGAAGGTGCGGGGGAGCTCGTTAAAATAGCGGTGGCAGTAGTCGGGCGAGGCGCCCACCAGGGAGTGGCTGATGACGGAGCCCAGCTGGACATCCACGCTCCAGTGGATGAAGAGGCCCAGGGCCTGATCCTGGAACCATGCCAGCCGCTCCGGGCGGTTGCCGGTTTGGGCGGCGGCCGCCTGGAAATTGCGGGCGGCGCCGGCGCTTTCCTGCACAGATGATGAAGAAGTGGACATGATGTTTCCTCAAGTGGCTGAATCGGGTATGATGGTTGGTGGATAGTAAATCCCGGGAGCTGTTCCATCAGTGTAGCCAAAGGCTGGCGCTCTGCCAAACGGCGACATAGACGAAGGAGTCTCTCATGTCGGACACTGCCACATCGGACGCTGTTTTTCCCGCGGGGCCACGGTTTCGCCACCCGTTGATCTCCTACTGGAAGTTCCGCCGGGACCCAACGGGCTTTCTCACCCGGCTGGCGCGCCAATACGGCGATGTGGTCTATTTCAAGCTGGCCGGTCGCGATACCTTCCTCCTCAGCCACCCCGATTTCGTCCGGGACGTGCTGGTCACCCACGACCGCAGCTTCATCAAGAGCCGGGGGCTTCAACAGGCCCGCTGGCTGCTGGGAAATGGCCTGTTGACCAGCGAAGGGGAGCTCCACCGCCGCCAGCGCCGCCTGATCCAGCCCCTGTTCCACCGGCAACAGATCGGGCGTTACGCTGACACCATGGCCACCTACACGGACCGCCTGACCGGCCCGGCCTGCTGGCAGGATGGCGCCATGGTGGACATTCACCAGGAGATGATGCGCCTCACCCTGGCCATCGTGGGCAAGTGTATCTTCAACCAGGATATCGAGGCAGAGGCGTCGGAGATCGGCGCCTGCATGGATATCCTGACCCGCAACTTCCAGCGGATGCTTTTACCCTTTTCCGATTGGCTCATGCGCCTGCCCACGGCAGAAAACCGGCGCATTCGTCAGGCCGCGGCCACCCTGGACCGCATTGTTCTGGGGCTGATCCAGGAGCGCCGGCAGGCTCAGGCGAATCCCGACCAGGCCGAAGACCTGCTCTCCTTGCTCCTGGCTGCCCGGGATGTAGAGGGCGATGGCGGCGGCATGGATGACCGGCAGGTGCGGGACGAGGCGCTGACCCTGCTGCTGGCCGGCCACGAGACCACCGCCAATGCCCTCACCTGGACCTGGTACCTCCTCAGCCAGTATCCCGAAGTCCAGACCCGGCTGCAGGCGGAGGTGGATCGGGTGCTGGGCGGCCGGTTGCCCACGGCGGACGACGTGGCCGCCCTGGCCTACACCCGGATGGTCTTGGCGGAGGCCATGCGTCTCTATCCGCCGGCCTGGATCATGGGCCGGGAGGCGCGCGAGGACGTGGAGATCGGCGGCTACCGGATTCCAGCCGGCTCAACCGTGCTGGTGAGCCAGTGGGTCGTCCACCGGGATCCCCGCTACTATCCGGAGCCGGAGCGCTTTGACCCCATGCGCTGGACGGCGGAAGCCCAGGCCGGGCGTCCCCGGTATGCGTACTTCCCCTTCGGCGGGGGATCCCGCATCTGCATCGGCGAGCACTTTGCCTGGCTGGAGGGGATCCTGATCCTGGCCACCGTGGCCCGGCATTGGCAACTGGAGATGGCGAGTCCGCGGCCGCCCCAGCCCCAGGCCACCATCACCCTGCGGCCCCGCCATGGCCTGCCCATGGTGCTCCGCCGCCGGGTTGAGACGCCTGTCGCCGCCCTGGCCAAGTAACCGAGCGGGGGCAGGTGCCGGGAACGAGGCCTCTCGTCGGAAACGCCAGAAGCCAGAAAAGCCAGAATCCGGCCTTGACAAGAGAGTCCCTCTTGTCTACCATGAAACGGATTTCAGGCTGTAGCATGAGGAACATCTGAACAGGTCCATCCGCTGGCGATAGCCTCACGAATCTGTCGCCAGCTCACCCCAGGGAGAGCGCCCCATGTCATCTGGCCTGCCGGCACGCATACCGACTGTCAGCCTGGATGTGAACACGCCGGTTTCCCCGCCCTACTGGGCTCTGCTGGAACGGGAGCTGCTGCGGGCCCAGACAGACGCGTGTCAGGAATTTTTTGCCCGCTATTTCGATGAACGGGGCTATCTCCGCTGCGTACCCCGATGGGGGGGCGACGACGGCCCGGACGATGCGGCCGAGAACCTGCTCAACTGGACCCTGCTTCATGCCCTGGGCGCGCCGGACGTGATCCTGGACCTCTACCGGGTGGGGTGGGAAGGTCACCTGCGCCAGTACACCGAGGCCAAAACGGTGGAGGTGCCCCTGGCCCGGGATGGCATGTACTACCGGGAATTCCCGGTCATGTTTGACTGGTTCCACCACGGCGAGGGCTTCTCGGCCTTTTTCCTCCAGGGGCTTTCCACCCCGGACGACCGCCTCCTGCGACAGCGTATGGAGCGCTACGCGGGCTTCTACATGGGGGAGGATCCCCAGGCCCCCAACTACGATCCCCAACACCGCATCATCCGGAGCCTCTTCAACGGCAGCCGGGGGCCCCTCCTGCGCAAGGCCACCGGCCTGGACTGGGCCGGCGATCCCATCGAGGTAGAGGGGCGTTTTCACCTGGGGCACGGCGAACGCAGCTACGCGGAGATGGTGGCCCACTTCAAGGATTACAACGACGTGGTGGGGGATCACCCCCTCAACCTGGCCGCCACCACCCTGGGTGTCCTGGCGTACACGCTCACCGGGGATGAAAAGTACCGGCGCTGGGCGCTGGACTACCTGGACGCCTGGGTGGAACGCACCCGGGCCAACGGCGGCATCATCCCCACCAACATCGGCCTGGACGGCACCATCGGCGGCGCCTGCGATGGCAAGTGGTACGGCGGCGTCTACGGCTGGGGCTTCACGGTGGAAGTGCCCCAAACCGGCGAACTGGCCCACCGGCCGGCCTTCCAGTCCCGCACCCACTACGCCTTTGCCAACGGCCTGCTCCTGACCGGCGACATGGGCTACATCCAGGTCTGGCGGGAGATGTACGACCGGGTCAACGCCCACGCCAGGCAGGAGGACGGGCGGATCCTCTACCCCCATATGTACGGCGACCAGGGCTGGTATGACTACACGCCCGAGCCGTTTCAGCCGGGCGCCCGGGAGGTCTACTACTGGACCATGGACCCGGCGGACCGGGAACGGGTCGCCGACGATCCCTGGTTCGCCTTCCTGGAAGGGAGGCGAACCGATTATCCCATCGAAGCCCTCCAGCGGGATCTGGCCGCGGTCCACGACAAGGTGGTGGGCATGCGCCACGACACTTCCACGCCGGATACCCGCCTCTCCGATGACATGAACCACCTCAACCCGGCCACCACGGCCGCGCTGACCGAGCTGATGCTGGGCGGGCTACCCACCGGCCGGGTGGGCTATCCCCTCCACTGCCGGCTGCGTTACTTCGACCCGGCCCGTCGCCGCGCGGGCCTGCCTGAGGACGTGGCCGCGCTGGTGGATGGCATGACGGCTGACACCACCTCGGTACAGCTGGTCAACACCAGCCAGACAGCCGCGCGCACGGTGATCGTCCAGGGCGGCGCCTATGGCGAGCATCAGATCGAGCGGGTCCAGGTGGAAGGACAGGGAGGGTTTGAAGTGGGCCACCGGGCTTTTGTGGTGCATCTGGCGCCGGGCTGTGGCACCCGGCTGACATTGTCCATGCACCGTTACGCCCATCGGCCGACCATGGGCTTCCCGTGGCCTTGAAACGAAAAACTCGAAGTCAATAAGAGCCGGATGAAGGGCATCCAAAAGAAAAGAAAGGAGACGATTTTGGCCCGGATCCTGGTGATCGACGATGAATCCGAAGTGCGAGCCGTGGTACAGGAACTGCTGGAGTCGGTGGGATACGAGGTCGAAGGCGCGCCCAACGGCAAAGTCGGGCTCCAGCTCTTCCGCAAAAAACCGGCGGATCTCATCATCGCCGACATTCTCATGCCGGAGCAGGATGGGTTGGAGACCATATTGACCCTCCTGCGGGAACGGCCGGATACCAAAATTGTGGCCATGTCGGGCGGCGGCCGCTACGGTCTGATGGACTATTTAGAAATTGCCCGCCGTTTTGGCGTGCGCCACACCATCCGAAAGCCCTTCACCCTGGAGGAGCTGGTGGAGACGGTGCAGGCGGCCTTGGGCGAACCATCGGCTGGGCCGTGAGTGGCGCGGCCGCCCGGGCCTGTGTCACTGGATTCGCTTCCCATCTCCCCTCGTTCATTCCCCCTGGCCCAGGGAGTAGCCCCGTTCGCCGTCGAAGAGGTACAGATTCTCCACCTTGATCACGTCATACCCGGCTCCATGCAGGCGTTGTAGCAACCGTAACACCTGGTCATAGGTCACCTGGTCGCTGCTGGCCATGAAACGGCAGCGCCAGTGATCGCTGCGGTAGGTTTCCGGCAGGCCTTCCGGATAGACCTTCACCCCCCGGTTGCTGATCATGCTCAGGGCCAGCCCCTCGCCGTTCAACGCCTCCAGCCGCTGTCCCAGCTCGTTGGGATCCCGCTCTCCTTCGGACCAATCCAGGAAGACGTCCACGCCCACCAGGCGCTTCTCCTGGCGGGGACTGGGCGCGACCTGCACCTGAATGCCCCCTTGCCGGTATTGGACCGGCCGCAGATAGCGGGGCTCCCGGCCCAGGCGTTCGATCACGGCCTGGGTGAAGCCTTCGGTGCCCACTTCTCGACGGCTCAGCCCCTCTCGATAGATGTCCGCGGTATGGATGCCGTCCTCCAGGGTGGTCAGCCAGGCGTTCATGATGGTGGTGGCCACCTCTGCCTCGCCCAGGTGGACCAGCATCTGGGTGGCGGCCACCAGCAGGCCGGAGGGGTTGGCCACGCCCTTGCCCGCGATATCTGGCGCGGAGCCGTGGACCGCCTCGAACATGGCCATCTCCATGCCCACGTTGGCCGAGCCGGCCAGCCCCACCGAGCCCGCGATCTGGGCGGCGATGTCCGAGAGGATGTCGCCGTACAGATTGAGGGTGACGATGACGTCGAAGCGTTCGGGCTGGGCGGCCAGCCGCGCCGCGCCGATGTCGATGATCTGGTGATCGCTGGCAATATCCGGGTATTCGGCGGCAACCTCGTTGAAGATGCGGTGGAAGAGGCCGTCGGTGTGTTTCAGGATGTTGTCCTTGGTCATGCAGGTGACCTTGCGCCGGCCATAGGCCCGGGCATATTCAAAGGCGAAGCGGATGATGCGTTCCGTGCCGGGGCGGGAGACCAGCTTCAGGGCTTCGATGGCCTCGGGCGTCTGCTGGTACTCGATGCCGGCGTAGAGATCCTCTTCGTTCTCCCGGATGATCACCAGGTCCATGCCTGGGTGGAAGGAGGCCACAAAGGGGGCGTAGGATTTGGTCTGGCGCACGTTGGCAAAAAGGCCCAGGGCCTTGCGGATGGTCACGTTGAGGCTTTTGTAGCCGCCGCCCTGGGGCGTGGTGATGGGGCCCTTGAGCAGGACCTTGTTGGCCCGGATCACATCCCAGGCCTCCGGCGGAATCCCCGAGAGGATACCCCGGCGGTAGACACTTTCACCTACTTCGATGACGTCGTAGGCCAGGGGCGCGCCGGCGGCCTGCAGGATCTCCAGGGTGGCTTCCATGATTTCCGGCCCGATGCCGTCGCCGTAGGCCACGGTGATGCGTTTCTGCTGCATGGATGAACTCCTTGGGCGTCTCATGCCCGATCTATGGCTCCAGGAGGCTTCCCCAAACCTCCATATCCAGCTCAATATCGGCCCGGTTGAGGATGTTGTCCAGCTCCGCGTCCACCGCCGGCAGGTCTGCCAGATCTTCGGTCACCAGCTCCAGATCCTGGGGCGTGGCATCGGTCACGTAGGCCCGCTCGAACATCTTGCGGGGATCCAGCCAGTAGCCGCCCACGGCAAACTTGCCCCAGCGGGTCATGAAGTAGAGGAGCACGTAGCGCCGCCCGCTGGGATGACGGTCCGCGATGCGGGAGCCGTTGACGCTGATGGGGTAAAGAAAGTCTACCCCAGAAGGCGTCCGGGCTGCGCGATAGTAGCGGAGCTCGTTGGTCCGCTTGAAACGATAGATGGCGCCGGGTGTCAACATCGCACTTACCATATCTGCCAAAATCTGGGTCGGACCCGTCCCGTTTCTACCTTGGCCTGTCCCGTCTATGATACAATAATCCCGGGCATCCCCCAACCGCACATCCTCCGCCACCATCCATCCTGTCACCAGGAGATGCACCATGCAGATCACCGATATCACCACGGAAGTCTACCGTTGGCCGCGCGCCAGGCCCATCACCAACGGCAAGCACACCTACACCCACGTCACCCTGGGCCTGGTGAAGATTGACACCGACGAGGGGGTCCAGGGCATCGGGCTGGGCGCAGGCAATTCCATCGTCCAGGCGGCCATTGAACACTTCAAACCCCACCTCCTGGGCGAAGATCCCCTGAACGTGGAGCGCCTCTGGCACAAACTGTGGGTGCCCAAACTGGTGGGGCGCCGGGGGCTGACCACCCGGGCCATCAGCGCCATCGACATTGCCCTGTGGGACCTGCGGGCCAAGGTGGCGGGCATGCCCCTCTACAAGCTGCTGGGCGGCTACCGGGACCGGGTCCCCACCTACATCGCGGGCGGCTACTACGAGGAGGGCAAGGGGCTCAAGGAGCTGGCCCAGGAGATGGCCGACAACGTGGCCATGGGGGCCCGGGCCATCAAGATGAAGGTGGGCGCGCTCTCCATCCGGGAGGACGCGGAGCGAGTCCGGGTGGTGCGGGAGACGGTAGGGCCGGATGTCAAGGTCATGGTGGACGCCAACTGCGCCTACCGGGTGCATGAGGCCATCCAACTGGCCAAACGCATCGAGGAGTACGAGCCCTACTGGTTCGAAGAGCCCATCGCGCCGGACGACTACGCCGGGCATCGCCGCCTGGCAGAAGCCACCACCATCCCCATCGCCACGGGCGAAAACGAGTACACCCGCTACGGCTTCCGGGACCTGATCCAGCAGCAGGCAGTGGCCATCCTCAACGCGGACGCGGTCATCCTGGGTGGTGTGACCGAGTTCATGAAAGTGGCCGCGCTGGCCCAGGCCTTCGACGTGGACATCGCCCCCCACGGCCCCCAGGAGATCCACGTCCACCTGGTGGCTGCCATCGCCAACGGCCTGATCCTGGAGTTCTACCGGGATACGGTGGATCCCATGTGGGGCAAGGTCTATCACCACACCCTGCGCCTCAACGACGACGGCACCGTCAGCCCGCCGGATGTGCCCGGCATCGGCATCGAACCCAACGACGAGGCCCTGGCGCCGTACCGGATCGCCTGAAGGACGCCTGTGAAATCTGTGCATCGAATGAAATCTGTGCATCGAAATAGAGGGGAACATACGAGCCATGCGTGTCGAAGAACTGGATACACCCGTTTTGACCATTGACCTGGATGCCCTGGAAGAAAACCTGGACCGCTATCAGCACTATTTCAACCAGCACGGCATCGGCCTGCGCCCCCACATCAAGACCCACAAGACCCTGGCCGTAGCCCGCATGCAGATGGACCGGGGCGCCATCGGCCTGACCTGCCAGAAGATCGGCGAGGCCGAGGTGCTGGTCTCCGGCGGCCTGGCGGTAGACATCCTCATTCCCTACAACATCATCGGCAAGCAGAAGCTGGAGCGCCTCTGCGCGCTGGCCCGCCAGACCACCATCACCGTGGCCGCGGACTCGGCCTACACGGTCAACGGCCTCTCTGAAGCCGCCAGCGCGGAAGGGGTCACCCTGGGCGTGGTGGTGGAGATCGAGACCGGCCAGGAACGCACCGGCACCATCACGCCCGAGCAGACCCTGGCCCTGGCCCAGCTCATCGACCGTTCCCCCGGCCTGGAGTTCCGGGGCATCATGGGCTTCCCCACGCCGCCTGAAACCCGTCCCCTGATCCAGGAAACCCTGGCCCTCCTGGATCGCCACGGCCTGCCCCACCCCATGGTCAGCGGCGGCAGCACCAAGTACGCGCTGCAGGCCCACCTGATCCCGGAGCTGACCGAATACCGGATCGGCGAATACCCGGTGGGGGGGTATGGCCACCTCCTGGCCGGCCGCCACACCCTGGAGCAGTGCGCGCTGCGGGTCATCGCCACCGTGGTCAGCCGACCCACCGAGGGCCGGGCCATCCTGGACGCCGGCAGCAAGACCATGAGCGCATCCACCCTGGAGACCGAACGGGGCACCAGCATTGGCTACATTGTGGAATACCCGGACGCCCATTTCTATGGCTTCTCCGAGGAACACGGCCACGTGGACGTTTCGGCCTGTGCCCGCAAGCCGGAGATCGGCGAGCGAGTCCAGGTGCTGCCGGTCCACCCATGCCCCTGCGTCAACGAGCACAACGAGATCGTAGCGGTACGCCAGGGCCGGGTGGAGGCCATCTGGCCCGTCTATGCCCGAGGTAAAATTCGATAAGGAGGGATCCATGGCTGGCCAGGGCGTTTCTCCACCGGTGGTGGATACCCATGTCCACATTTGGGCCATCGACCCACCCCGCTATCCGGTGGGGCCTACGGCGCCCGGCTGGAAGACCCTGCCCGATGAACCAGGAACGGCAGAGGAGCTCCTGGCCGAGATGGACGCCAACGGCGTGGACTGGGCTGTGCTGGTGCAGACCAGCTGGTCTACCTGGGATAACGGCTACATCGCCGATTCGGTGGCTCGCTATCCCCACCGGTTTGTTGGGCATGGGCTCATCGATCCCCAGGATCCGAACAACGCCTCCCAGGCCCGCTATTGGGTGAAGGAGCGGGGGCTGGCAGGCTTCCGCTTTCACCCCATGTACTACCCCGGGCAGAAGATCCTGCTGACGCCGGAGAACGGCCCCCTGTGGGAAGAGATCGCGGCGCTGGATGTGGTGATACAGTTTCACCTGCGCGCAGCCGATGCGGATCAGGTCGCGGCGATTGCCCGGCGCTACCCCCATCTCCGGCTGATCGTGGATCACATGGGCTATCCGGAGGTGGATGCCGGCATGGAGGCCTTTCGGCCCATCCTGGAGCTGGCCCGCTACGAAAATGTCTACATCAAGCTATCCGACATCAAGGGACGCTCCCGGCAGCCCTTCCCTTTTCCCGATGTCCATCCCTACATCCGTGCCCTGTTGGATGCCTTCGGCGCGGATCGGGCTGTCTGGGGCACCGGGTACCCAGGCCACCATCGTCTCAGGCACAACTGGCTCACCCTGGCGGATGAGCTGCGCCTGATTCGGGAAGGGCTGCCGTTCCTGTCCGAGGCGCAGCGGGAGCGGATACTCGGGGGCACGGCCGTGGAGCTTTGGGGCCTGGGCTAGGTACGCGGCCCCATCACAGCCAGATGCGTACCACCCACCCCGATGTGGCGTCGCAGTAGAGCAGATCCTGGCCGAAGATGGAGAGCCCGTGGGGTTCGGGTAGGGAGGCGGGCACGTCGATCCGGTCCAGGACGCGGCCATCGTGCAGGTCCAGCTTGACGATGGTCCGCTCACTGGTGTGGACCACCCAGATCCCGTCCGCCACCCGCACCACCCCGTGGGCCCGGCCGTAGGGCAGGGGAAGCACCTGTTGTACGCTCCAGTCGGCGATGCGCACTTTGGTGAGGGTCTGGCTCTTGAGGGTGGTGAGCCACAGCACGCCCTCTTCATAGCGGTCATACTCCAGGCCGTGGGTGCCGCCACCGCCCGGCAGGGGATAGCGGGCCAGGGTGGCGCCGCTGGCCGGATCCACCTGAAGGATTTCGCCCGTGCCTGCCTGGGCATCGGTGGGGCGGGGCAGGCGCCAGAGGGTGGCCGGGCCGTTGGCGGCCAGCCACAGCGTGCCCCCGCCGAAGGTCAGGCCGCTGGTATTGGACGACTCGGTGGGAATGTCCCGCACCAGCCGGGTCACGCCGTATTCGTTGGGGTTCTCCAGTTCGATCAGGGCCACCCGGTCGGTGATCTGGTCCACGATCCACAGACCCTCGTCGGTGACCTGGAGGCCGTTGGGGACGCTGTACGGCGCGCGAAACCACGCCTCGATCTTCCTCGCCATTGGGTTCGCTCCTTGGGATAGAAGGACGGGGGACGGACGACCGAGGACCAGGGACGAAAGACCAGGGACCGAAGACGGGCCCGGTACGGACGCGCCTCCGCCTTCGTCTTTCGTCCCTGGTCTTCCTCACGCCAGGCTGGGCACCGGCACGCCCAGACTGGCGGCTGTGGCGCAGATTTCCTCCCAGGTGGTCTCCTCCAGCGGAATTCCTTCGGCCTCCCGCTGGCGCCGGCGCTCCTCCTCGATCTCGCCGGGCACGTAAATCTTGTCCACGCCAGGCAAGGTGGGCGACGACTTGACCCACTCCACCAGGGTTTTGACTTCCCGCTTGAACTCCGCGGGGTCGATGAAGCTCTCGATCCGGATGGCCAGGGCCAGGTAGCCACTGCCTCCCCGGGTGGGCTGGGCCGCGCTACAGCCAGCCCAGGAGAGGCCGCCGGCAATGGCGTCGATCATCATGGCCAGGCCGAAGCCCTTGTAGCCGAAGGGGCCGCCCAACGGTAACATGGCCACGTCGCCATCCCGGAAGAGGTTGGGGTCGGTGACCGGGTTGCCGTGGCGGTCGATGAGCCAGCCTTCGGGCAGGGGCAGGCCCCGGGCCCGTTGCACGTCCACCTTGCCGCCGGCGGCCACGCTGGTGGTGATGTCCAGCATCAGGGGCGGGCCATCCCCCCGGGGGACGCTGATGGCGATGGGGTTCGGTGGGAGGCGCCGGGCCACGCCGCCGAAGGGCGCGGTGAAGCGTGCGCCGCCGTTGAGCATCAGGATACCGATACAGTCCTGTTCCGCGGCCATGGGCGGGAAGGCCCCCAGCCGGCCGATGTGGCCGGAGTGGTGGACGGCCACAGCGCCGAAGGTGTGCTGTTGGGCCCGCTGGATGGCCATCTCCATGGCCTGGTAGCAGAGGACGATGCCGAAGCTGCGGTTGGCGTCGATGACCAGGGAGGCGGGCGTCTCCCGCACCACCCGGTGCTGGCCCACCGGCCGCAGGTCGCCTGCCTGCAGGCTGCGCACATAGCCCGGGATGCGGATGATGCCGTGGGAGTCGTGGCCCACCAGGTTGGACTCCACCAGATGGTCGATGGCGATCTGGGCCTGGTCCGTGGGCAGCCCGGCCGCCTCGAAGATGGCGCGGCCAAAGTCTTGCATCATGGAGGGTGGTATGGTTGGCATGGGGAGCGCTCCTGTCAGGTCGCTGAAGATTGAGCGTGGATATTAAATCAGCTCATCTAAAAACTGGAGCAGCCGACTCAGTTGCTGGTGATAGATATCACGAAGCAGCAGGGCTTTCCGGTAGACGAGCATGAGCCGTTCCGGGTCGATGGTCATGGTGTAGGCGTGACGAAAGAGGTGTCGAAATCGCCGTAGCTCGTACAATGCCTCGTACATGCCGTCATCGATGACTGCAGGTCGCAGGGGAGTGAGGTCCAGCCGCATCCTATCGAGAAGTTGGGAATGCCATCGACCTCGTGGATCGAGCTGATTCTCAAAGGTCCTGGCAATATTGAGAAAGATGTTCTCAAAGGCGTTGTAGAGATTGTGCAAGCGATAGGCCAGCGTAATCTGGGCGCGTTCATCCTCCAGGACGTTTTCACCCTCCTGGAAGAGCCGATCCATGGCACTGTAGATTTCATCGATGGCCTCCAGATCCTTACGGATGCTGGCGATCAGGACCACAATCGGTTCGTTCATAGATCAGAGCTCCGTATCTCTGCACCTCGGACCGGATGGGTTCGACCAGCGGCCGCACGTCGCAGTCCCGGCCCAGCCGCTGTTCCAGTGCGCGCCAGAACCTGCTTTCGGCTTCCAACGACTGGCATTCCACGGCCAGGTCGATGTCCGAGTGGGGGCCAAAACAGCCCGGCCTGCAAATGGAGCCATACAGCCAGACCCGCTGCACCTCCGGGTGGTCGGGGGCAATCTCGGCCACGGCCCGGCGCACCTGTTCCAACCAGTACAGCCGTTCCGTTTCGAGGGCGTGGCGTCTGGCTTCGGTCCGCTCCTTGAGCCAGGCCCGGGCGATTTTGATTTGCCTTTCTGGATGTTGGGTGTCACCTGCTGCTTCCGTCATGGCCCCATTATAGCACTTCTTGCTTCCCACGCCGGGCCACCTCTCCCATGGCCAGCAACCGCTCCCCGGCCTCCCGCAGGGTCTCCAGCCGTTTGGGGAAGGCAAAGCGCACCCGACCTTCACCGTGGCCGGGTGTGGAATAGAAGCTGCCCATGGGCACCACCGCCACGCCCACTTCCCGGGTCATCCACAGGGAGAAGTCCATGGGCGCCCACCGGGCCTGGGGAATGGGCAGTTGCGTGTAGTCCGCGACGGTGTAGTAGGCCCCTTCTGGCTGGAGGGCCAGGAAGCCCGCCTCTTCCAGGTAGCCCAACATGACATCCCGCCGTCGGTGATAGTCCCGGGTCATCTCCGCGTAGTAGCTCTCTGGCAGCTCCAGCGCGGCCAGGGCCGCGGCCTGCAGGGGCGTGGGCGCGCAGATGGTCAGGTAGTCGTGCGCGCTGTGGACCGCTTTGGCCAGGGAGGTGGGGGCGATGACGTAGCCCAGCCGCCAGCCGGTGACGGCGTAGGTCTTGCCCAGGCCACTCACCGTGATGGTCCGCTCCCGCAGGGGCTCCAGGCTGCCCGGCGAAACGTGAACCCGCCCGTCGTACAGGATGCGGTCGTAGATCTCGTCGGTGATGAGCACCAGGTCGTGGCGGACCACCAGCTCTGTCAGTCCGGCCAGCTCCTCGGCATCGAAGACCCGGCCCGTGGGATTGTGGGGGGTGTTGAGGATCAGGGCGCGCGTCCGCGGGGTGATGGCCGCGGCGATGCGCTCGGGATCCAGTCGGTAGCCCGGCGGCTCCAGGGGCACCGACACCGGGGTGGCGTTGACGAAGATGGCCGCGGGGCGGAAGTTCTCGTGGGCCGGCTCGATGATGAGGATCTCGTCGCCGGGGTTGAGCACGGCCGTCTCCGCCACCACGATGCCTTCGGTCACGCCGCAGGTGACGGTGACATGGACGTCAGGATCCACGGTCCAGCCCAGACGGGCGCTGTAGATCTGGGCCAGCTTCTCCCGCAGGGGTGGATAGCCCCAGGTGACGGTATACTGGTTCAACCCCTGCTGGATGGCCTGGATGGCCGCCTGGAGCACCGGCTCCGGCGGGTCAAAGTCCGGGTAGCCCTGGCTCAGGTTGATGGCGCCGTGGGCCATAGCATGGCGGGTCATTTCCCGGATGGTGGACTCGCCGAAGCGGGCGAGGCGGGCGGCGGGCTGCATGGCACCTC
Proteins encoded in this region:
- a CDS encoding Ldh family oxidoreductase, with product MPTIPPSMMQDFGRAIFEAAGLPTDQAQIAIDHLVESNLVGHDSHGIIRIPGYVRSLQAGDLRPVGQHRVVRETPASLVIDANRSFGIVLCYQAMEMAIQRAQQHTFGAVAVHHSGHIGRLGAFPPMAAEQDCIGILMLNGGARFTAPFGGVARRLPPNPIAISVPRGDGPPLMLDITTSVAAGGKVDVQRARGLPLPEGWLIDRHGNPVTDPNLFRDGDVAMLPLGGPFGYKGFGLAMMIDAIAGGLSWAGCSAAQPTRGGSGYLALAIRIESFIDPAEFKREVKTLVEWVKSSPTLPGVDKIYVPGEIEEERRRQREAEGIPLEETTWEEICATAASLGVPVPSLA
- a CDS encoding NHL repeat-containing protein — its product is MARKIEAWFRAPYSVPNGLQVTDEGLWIVDQITDRVALIELENPNEYGVTRLVRDIPTESSNTSGLTFGGGTLWLAANGPATLWRLPRPTDAQAGTGEILQVDPASGATLARYPLPGGGGTHGLEYDRYEEGVLWLTTLKSQTLTKVRIADWSVQQVLPLPYGRAHGVVRVADGIWVVHTSERTIVKLDLHDGRVLDRIDVPASLPEPHGLSIFGQDLLYCDATSGWVVRIWL
- a CDS encoding ribonuclease toxin HepT-like protein, with the protein product MNEPIVVLIASIRKDLEAIDEIYSAMDRLFQEGENVLEDERAQITLAYRLHNLYNAFENIFLNIARTFENQLDPRGRWHSQLLDRMRLDLTPLRPAVIDDGMYEALYELRRFRHLFRHAYTMTIDPERLMLVYRKALLLRDIYHQQLSRLLQFLDELI
- a CDS encoding nucleotidyltransferase family protein is translated as MTEAAGDTQHPERQIKIARAWLKERTEARRHALETERLYWLEQVRRAVAEIAPDHPEVQRVWLYGSICRPGCFGPHSDIDLAVECQSLEAESRFWRALEQRLGRDCDVRPLVEPIRSEVQRYGALIYERTDCGPDRQHP
- a CDS encoding amidohydrolase family protein, which codes for MAGQGVSPPVVDTHVHIWAIDPPRYPVGPTAPGWKTLPDEPGTAEELLAEMDANGVDWAVLVQTSWSTWDNGYIADSVARYPHRFVGHGLIDPQDPNNASQARYWVKERGLAGFRFHPMYYPGQKILLTPENGPLWEEIAALDVVIQFHLRAADADQVAAIARRYPHLRLIVDHMGYPEVDAGMEAFRPILELARYENVYIKLSDIKGRSRQPFPFPDVHPYIRALLDAFGADRAVWGTGYPGHHRLRHNWLTLADELRLIREGLPFLSEAQRERILGGTAVELWGLG
- a CDS encoding alanine racemase; this translates as MRVEELDTPVLTIDLDALEENLDRYQHYFNQHGIGLRPHIKTHKTLAVARMQMDRGAIGLTCQKIGEAEVLVSGGLAVDILIPYNIIGKQKLERLCALARQTTITVAADSAYTVNGLSEAASAEGVTLGVVVEIETGQERTGTITPEQTLALAQLIDRSPGLEFRGIMGFPTPPETRPLIQETLALLDRHGLPHPMVSGGSTKYALQAHLIPELTEYRIGEYPVGGYGHLLAGRHTLEQCALRVIATVVSRPTEGRAILDAGSKTMSASTLETERGTSIGYIVEYPDAHFYGFSEEHGHVDVSACARKPEIGERVQVLPVHPCPCVNEHNEIVAVRQGRVEAIWPVYARGKIR